AAGCCGACGCCGAGCAGCGCGAGCGTCCGCCAGGGGCGGCGAGCGTAGCCCGACTCGCCGAGGATGCCCGCGACGCTCCCGCCGAGGAGGAGAACCCCGCCGACGGCGAGCGGGAACACGCCGAGGAAGACGCCCACCTCCGCCAGAGCGAACCCCACCGCGACGAGGAGCGGCCACGGGCTGGCCGTCCGATACTGGTCCGACAGTCCCGGTTGCTCTTCCATGTTCCCGCGTTGGAACCGGTCCG
This DNA window, taken from Halosimplex litoreum, encodes the following:
- a CDS encoding DUF7541 family protein; the encoded protein is MEEQPGLSDQYRTASPWPLLVAVGFALAEVGVFLGVFPLAVGGVLLLGGSVAGILGESGYARRPWRTLALLGVGFTALGGVLVATQVPGASVGLLEVVTEPNGIVGRGLAVAVAGVMLVAAGVTSQAVGRSQQGV